A genomic window from Camelina sativa cultivar DH55 chromosome 2, Cs, whole genome shotgun sequence includes:
- the LOC104721022 gene encoding sodium transporter HKT1-like: MKRVATKLAKIGRTQLAKPCSPFFLYFIYFLSFSLLGFLALKISKPRTTSHVNDLDLFFTSVSAITISSMSTVDVEVFSNTQLIIITIIMFLGAEIFTSFLVLYFSHLTNFVFPRNKIENCRIDLENDTDLCEGPSQINERASKCLYSVVLGYQLVTNLVGSVVVLVYVSFVKTAGDVLSFKGISPLLFSVFTTVSTFANCGFVPTNENMVIFRKNSGLLWLLIPQVLMGNTLFPCFLVLFIWGLYKITKRDEFGYILKNHKKMGYYHLLSVRLCILLGLTVLGFVMIQLLFFCTFEWSSDSLGGMSWYEKLVGSLFQVVNSRYTGETIVDISTLSPAILILFILMMYLPPYTLFMPLTEEKERSKKKSGLFVSQLSFLVMCIFLISITEREKLQRDPLNFNVLNITLEVISAYGNVGFTTGYSCKRRLDINDGGCIDASYGFVGRWSPTGKVILVIVMFYGRFKHFTAKSGRAWILYPSSF, translated from the exons atgaagagaGTTGCAACAAAATTAGCTAAAATCGGCCGTACCCAACTTGCTAAACCTTGTTCCCCTTTCTTCCTCTACTTCATATACTTCTTGTCCTTCTCTTTGTTAGGGTTCTTGGCACTCAAGATCTCGAAGCCAAGAACCACTTCACATGTTAATGACTTAGACCTCTTCTTCACTTCTGTCTCCGCCATCACCATCTCGTCCATGTCCACTGTCGACGTGGAAGTATTCTCCAACACTCAActtatcatcatcactatcatcatGTTCTTGGGGGCCGAGATCTTCACGTCCTTCCTCGTTCTGTATTTCTCCCATCTCACCAATTTTGTTTTCCCTCGGAACAAGATCGAGAACTGCCGGATTGATCTGGAGAACGATACTGATCTTTGTGAGGGTCCTAGCCAAATCAATGAGAGGGCATCTAAGTGCTTGTACTCAGTGGTTCTTGGTTACCAGCTAGTAACAAACCTTGTTGGCTCTGTGGTTGTTCTTGTATACGTAAGCTTTGTTAAAACGGCCGGAGATGTTCTTAGTTTCAAGGGAATCTCACCTCTCCTTTTTTCGGTCTTCACAACAGTTTCCACGTTCGCAAACTGTGGATTTGTCCCAACGAATGAGAACATGGTCATATTCCGCAAGAACTCGGGCCTTCTCTGGCTCCTTATCCCTCAAGTACTAATGGGAAACACTTTGTTCCCTTGTTTCTTGGTGTTGTTTATTTGGGGACTTTATAAGATCACAAAGCGTGACGAGTTTGGTTATATTCTCAAGAACCACAAGAAGATGGGATACTATCATCTACTCTCCGTTCGTCTTTGTATTCTTCTTGGCTTAACAGTGTTAGGGTTTGTGATGATacaacttcttttcttctgcaCCTTTGAGTGGAGCTCCGACTCTCTTGGAGGAATGAGTTGGTACGAGAAGTTGGTTGGATCGTTGTTTCAAGTGGTGAACTCGAGATACACCGGTGAAACCATTGTTGACATCTCCACACTTTCACCAGCTATTTTGATACTCTTCATCCTCATGAT GTATCTTCCTCCATACACATTGTTTATGCCATTGACCGAAGAAAAAGAgaggtcgaagaagaagagtgggcTGTTCGTGTCACAACTTTCATTTTTGGTGATGTgcatatttctcatttcaatcACCGAAAGGGAAAAGCTACAAAGAGATCCACTCAACTTCAACGTCCTTAACATCACTCTCGAAGTTATCAG TGCATATGGAAATGTGGGGTTTACAACCGGGTACAGCTGTAAACGGCGGCTGGACATCAACGACGGTGGCTGCATAGACGCGAGTTATGGGTTTGTGGGACGATGGAGTCCCACTGGGAAAGTCATACTAGTAATAGTAATGTTTTATGGTAGGTTTAAGCACTTCACAGCTAAATCTGGCCGAGCTTGGATTCTTTATCCCTCCTCTTTCTGA
- the LOC104721044 gene encoding uncharacterized protein LOC104721044, with translation MGCIGLVNLTSINPHRLILTRTSNKSYNSRRPSSMAAIRAESMATEKLGITIEKNPPESKLTQLGVRNWPKWGCPPSKFPWTYSSKETCYLLEGKVKVYPDGSEEGVEIEAGDFVVFPKGMSCTWDVSVAVDKHYQFE, from the exons atgggTTGCATTGGTCTTGTGAATTTAACAAGCATCAACCCACATCGGCTTATCCTCACAAGAACATCAAACAAATCCTACAACTCAAGAAGACCATCATCCATGGCTGCGATTAGAGCCGAGTCTATGGCTACTGAGAAATTAGGCATCACCATTGAGAAGAATCCACCTGAGTCCAAACTCACCCAACTCGGTGTTCGTAATTGGCCCAA GTGGGGTTGTCCTCCAAGCAAGTTTCCATGGACTTATAGTTCTAAGGAGACTTGTTATTTGCTAGAGGGAAAAGTGAAAGTGTATCCTGATGGATCAGAAGAAGGTGTAGAGATTGAAGCAGGCGACTTTGTTGTTTTCCCTAAGGGAATGAGTTGTACTTGGGATGTCTCTGTTGCTGTTGACAAACACTACCAATTCGAGTGA
- the LOC104721054 gene encoding uncharacterized protein LOC104721054, giving the protein MGKILTCLLFLIFISIQKIDSILIFRKFNIEISNHLAGNKILMINCRYGKSQATRVVFLSSNTEWKLKFTVYPKTLIWCNLWKGPDYVQHVKFNAFIGKESFIHNICGGRKPNICFWKAQEDGIYVRKNAAGTFKFMYKWDRV; this is encoded by the exons atgggGAAAATTCTAACATGTCtccttttcttaattttcatcTCCATCCAAAAAATAGACTCTATtcttatatttagaaaatttaatattgaaaTTTCGAATCATCTTGCAGGTAACAAAATACTTATGATCAATTGCAGATACGGCAAAAGTCAAGCGACCAGAGTTGTGTTTCTTTCCTCTAATACTGAATGGAAACTAAAATTTACAGTTTACCCAAAAACTTTGATATGGTGCAACTTATGGAAG GGACCTGATTATGTGCAACATGTAAAGTTTAACGCATTTATTGGGAAAGAAAgttttatacataatatatgtGGGGGTAGGAAGCCTAACATATGTTTCTGGAAAGCGCAAGAAGATGGAATATATGTACGAAAAAATGCAGCTGGAACTTTTAAGTTTATGTATAAATGGGATAGAGTATGA
- the LOC104721033 gene encoding sodium transporter HKT1 → MERVAAKLAKLRSQLTNSSSLFFLYFIYFSFFSFLGFLALKITKPRTTSRPHDLDLFFTSVSAITVSSMSTVDMEVFSNTQLIFLTILMLLGGEIFTSFLSLYFSHFTNFVFPHNKIRHLMGSFNLDRPIEDGHSDLETVVDHCEGRTKIDERASKCLYSVVLSYHLVSNLAGSVLLLVYVNFVKSARDVLSSKEISPLTFSVFTTVSTFANCGFVPTNENMIIFRKNSGLIWLLIPQVLMGNTLFPCFLVLLIWGLYKITKRDEFSYILKNHKKMGYSHLLSVRLCVLLGLTVLGFLMIQLLLFCTFEWSSESLEGMSSYEKLVGSLFQVVNSRHTGETIVDLSTLSPAILILFTLMMYLPPYTLFMPLTEQKTIKKEGDDDSGNRKKVTKSGLFVSQLSFLTICIFLISITERQKLRSDPLNFNVLNIILEVISAYGNVGFTTGYSCGRRLNVSDGSCEDAGYGFAGRWSPTGKFVLIIVMFYGRFKQFTAKSGRAWILYPSSS, encoded by the exons ATGGAGAGAGTTGCTGCAAAATTAGCTAAACTCCGTTCGCAACTTACTAATTCTAGTTCCCTATTTTTTCTCTACTTCATCTActtctcattcttctcctttttAGGGTTCTTGGCACTCAAAATCACAAAGCCAAGAACCACTTCACGTCCTCATGACTTGGACCTCTTCTTCACTTCTGTATCTGCCATCACAGTCTCTTCCATGTCCACCGTTGACATGGAAGTCTTCTCCAACACTCAACTTATCTTCCTCACTATCCTCATGTTGCTCGGAGGAGAAATCTTCACCTCGTTTCTCAGCCTCTACTTTTCCCATTTCACCAACTTCGTCTTCCCTCATAACAAGATTAGACATCTTATGGGGTCTTTTAATTTGGATCGTCCGATAGAGGATGGCCATAGTGACCTCGAGACTGTAGTTGATCATTGCGAGGGTCGTACCAAGATCGATGAAAGGGCATCTAAGTGTTTGTACTCGGTGGTTCTTAGTTACCATCTTGTATCAAACCTAGCTGGCTCTGTGTTGCTTCTTGTGTACGTAAACTTTGTTAAATCGGCAAGAGATGTACTTAGTTCCAAAGAAATCTCACCTCTCACCTTCTCCGTCTTCACAACTGTCTCCACGTTTGCAAACTGTGGATTTGTCCCCACGAATGAGAACATGATTATCTTTCGTAAGAACTCTGGTCTCATCTGGCTCTTAATCCCTCAAGTACTTATGGGAAACACTTTGTTCCCTTGCTTCTTGGTTTTGCTCATATGGGGACTTTATAAGATCACAAAGCGCGACGAGTTTAGTTACATTCTCAAGAACCACAAAAAGATGGGATACTCTCATCTACTCTCTGTTCGCCTATGTGTCCTTCTTGGATTGACGGTGTTAGGGTTCCTAATGATacagcttcttctcttttgcacCTTTGAGTGGAGCTCCGAGTCTCTTGAAGGAATGAGTTCGTACGAGAAGTTGGTTGGATCACTATTTCAAGTGGTCAATTCAAGACATACCGGGGAGACTATTGTTGACCTCTCTACACTTTCCCCAGCTATCCTCATACTCTTCACCCTAATGAT GTATCTTCCTCCATACACATTGTTTATGCCGTTGACTGAACAAAAGACGATAAAGaaagaaggagatgatgatTCCGGAAATAGAAAGAAAGTGACAAAGAGTGGGCTGTTCGTATCACAACTTTCCTTTTTGACGATATgcatatttctcatttcaatcACCGAAAGGCAAAAACTACGAAGTGATCCACTCAATTTCAATGTCCTTAATATCATTCTCGAAGTTATCAG TGCATATGGAAATGTGGGTTTCACGACCGGGTATAGCTGTGGACGCCGTCTGAACGTCAGTGATGGTAGTTGTGAAGATGCAGGTTATGGATTTGCAGGACGATGGAGTCCAACCGGAAAATTTGTACTAATAATAGTAATGTTTTATGGTAGGTTTAAGCAGTTCACAGCCAAATCTGGCCGTGCATGGATACTTTATCCCTCCTCTTCctaa